The following is a genomic window from Dehalogenimonas sp. 4OHTPN.
CGCCCCGCCGGTGCTCTTCATCGTCATCGCCGTGGTGGTAGCCTACAATTTCGGCGATATTTACGGCGTGGCTCTGGCCGGCGTCGGCATGCTGGCGACGCTTGGCATCCAGGACGCCACCGACGCCTACGGCCCAGTAGCCGACAACGCCGGCGGTATCGTCGAAATGTCCGGCATGCCTCATGAAATCCGCGAGCGCACCGACGCCCTGGATTCACTGGGCAATACCACCGCCGCCATCGGCAAGGGTTTCGCAATCGGTTCGGCCGGGCTGACCGCCCTGGCGCTGCTGCTGTCCTATACCCTGGCCGTCGGCATCACCCCGTCGCAGATCTCCTTACTGGACCCGCACGTACTGGTCGGCCTGTTTCTGGGGGGTCTACTACCCGCTGTTTTCTGCGCCATGACGCTCCAAGCAGTCGGCAAGACCGGCGCTTCCATCGTCAACGAGGTCAGGCGGCAGTTCCGGGAGATTCCCGGCCTGATGGAAGGCACCGGCAAGGCGGAATACGCCAGATGCGTGGACATCTGCACCCGAGAGGCGATCCACCAGATGATCCTGCCAGGTGTGGTTACCGTCCTGGCACCTATAACCGTCGCCTTTATCTTCGGCAAAGTGGCGCTGGGCGGCTTTCTCATCGGCGCCACCGTCACCGGCTTTATCCTGGCGGTAGCTTTCAGCAACGCCGGCGGCAGCTGGGACAACGCCAAAAAATGGGTGGAGACCGGCGCTTACGGCGGCAAAAAATCACCGGCGCACAAAGCGACGGTCATCGGCGACACCGTTGGAGACCCGATGAAAGACACTTCCGGCCCGTCGCTGAACATCATGATCAAGCTGGTGTCAATAATCTCCCTGGTGCTGGCTCCGGTCATCGCCGACATGACCGGCATAATCTAGGATGAACATTCCCTCTGAGGAGGGTTGACCAGGAAAGGGTTGCCCCGGCGTTCGGCTCCGATAGTGGTATCGGGGCCGTGGCCGGGGTAAACTTTTATACAGTCATCGAGGGCCAGCAAGCGGCAATTCAGGCTGTCAATCAGAGTGCCGTAGTAGCCGCCGGGCAGGTCGGTGCGGCCGATGCCCATCTCGAACAGGGAATCGCCGGTGAAAACGACATCCTGGCCGTAGAGGGCGATACCGCCGGGGGTATGACCCGGCACGTGCAGCACGGTGAAACGGAGGCTGCCGACGGCGATGTCTTCCCAGCCCTTGAGCAGCACGTCCGGCGGCGGCACCTTCTGATGCGCCAGTCCGGCCATGCGGGCTAAAAAGCCGTCGTTGAGGCTGGCGGCGTCAGCCTGGTGGACCAGGAGTTTGGCGCCGGTGGCGGTCTTGACCGGGCCCGCCGCCGAGACGTGATCGAAATGGCCGTGGGTCAGGACGATGTAGCTTATCTTCAATCCCCGATCGGTGATGCGTTTTAGAATCTTGCCGGCGTCGGCGCCGGGGTCAATGACTATGCCCTCTTTAGTCTCTTCATCGGCGACGATGTAGCAGTTAGATTCTATAGGACCGACTACCAGGCGCTCGATGATCATTATATTCCCTTCCCGCGGCATTTAATTGTTTTTGTTTTTCTGTTCAACATCATATTTTGGGGGAAACGAAACCGAAGCTTCACGTTGGAGGCAATCCCGGGGTTCGTTATTCGTCATTTTATCAAACAAAGCGGTCTTCCTGCTTGCGGGATATTCCGAGAGGCCGGCGTCTGCGGCGGCGGAGCGTATAATGGTACTCAGTATAGCACACGTGTTCTCTTTAACCGTCAAGCGAGTTTTGTCGTTTTTGGTGGGATTTGGCGGAAATATTTTCGACAGCCGTGATAACAACATGGTTTAAGTTCGAACGGTGGCGGTCTTACGGCTTGCGCGTTTTTTAAGGGGCATCGCGGGCGGGTCTGAGACCCGCCCCTACAACGAACTGGAGATTGCCGCGTCGCTGCGCTCCTCGCAATGACAGGGTGTGAGGCTGGGGTTACAAACCGCTGGCGGGGCATTCTTCGAAGACCTCACCCTTCCCTCTCCCGCCAGGCGGCGGGAGAGGGAATAATCCAATAAGATTGCCGCGTCGCTGCGCTCCTCGCAATGACAGTGGAAGAGGCTGGGGTTCGCAAATTCCTGGCGGGCGGGTCTGAGACCCGCCCCTACAACGAACCGGAGATTGCCGCGTCGCTGCGCTCCTCGCAATGACAGTGGGGAAGAGGCTGGGGTTTACAAACCGCTGGCAGGGCATTCTTCGAAGCCCTCACCTTACCCTCTCCCGCCAGGTGGCGAGAGAGGAGATATGCCAACAAGATTGCCGCGTCGCTGCGCTCCTCGCAATGACAGGGGAAGAGGCTGGGGTTTACAAACCGCTGGCAGGGCATTCTTCGAAGCCCTCACCCTACCCTCTCCCGCCAGGCGGCGGGAGAGGGGATTCCTGCTTTCGCGCGCCGCCGGATTCAGGTAGAATAACCGGCGATGGGAAACGGCCAACAGAACGCGACCCCGGAACCGCTCAAGTTCCGCCTGAAATTCATCGGGCTGCCGCTGGCGGTATTACTGCTGACCGCGGCAGTCGCGGCGGTCTCCTACGGCGGGCTGCCGGAGGAGATCTTCTACCGCTTCGACACCGCCGGCGAACCATCCGGCGATGCCATCGCCAAGTCATCGCTGGTACTGCTGATGGTGGGTATACAGGCAGTCCTCGTCGCCGCCGCCTGGCTGGCGACCCGTTCGGTCGGCAACGTGCAGCTTTTCCGCGACAACGTGGGCAATTTCTGGTTCAGCCCGACGCGGCTGCTGACGCTGATGGGCAACATGCCGGCTATCATCCAGTTCATCATGACCTACGTGCTGGTGGACGCAGTCTACTACGCAAACAACACCTCCCACATAATGCCGCTGTGGCTGTTCGCGCTGATCGTCCTGGTTGCCGGCGGCGTGTTGATACTCATTTACGGGCTGCCGATCGTCATCCAGGCTTACAAGGGCTTTAGCCGGATCGAGGAGAAGAAGAAGGAGTAACATATTGCTCCGCAGGCCGCTCGGGAGGCATCGGGATTGCTTCGCCCCGCCTCGCCGATGGCTCGCAACGACGGATTTTGTTAGGTGTACTATTCATAGACGATTGCCACGCGACTGCCATTCAAGGCAGTCGCTCGCAAAGACAGATTTAAGGAGTATTTACTTGGCAGACAACCAGACCAACCCCGTGGACATGGACAAGATCATCAACTTAAGCCGGCGGCGCGGCTTTGTATTCCAATCGAGCGAGATATACGGGGCTCCCGGCGGGGCCTGGGACTACGGGCCGCTGGGCGTTCTCTTAAAGAACAAC
Proteins encoded in this region:
- a CDS encoding MBL fold metallo-hydrolase, with amino-acid sequence MIIERLVVGPIESNCYIVADEETKEGIVIDPGADAGKILKRITDRGLKISYIVLTHGHFDHVSAAGPVKTATGAKLLVHQADAASLNDGFLARMAGLAHQKVPPPDVLLKGWEDIAVGSLRFTVLHVPGHTPGGIALYGQDVVFTGDSLFEMGIGRTDLPGGYYGTLIDSLNCRLLALDDCIKVYPGHGPDTTIGAERRGNPFLVNPPQRECSS